One Persephonella hydrogeniphila DNA window includes the following coding sequences:
- a CDS encoding phage tail protein codes for MIADWLWGISPTSFKAGNKKKTERDVYKLYQVWENNIENFRQHAFKVRKQRFPQFANSNALYLLGKERGFNRFKNETEEEFRSRVINAISWYKKAGTVKGIKEILALYGFENVKITPILQTDPTKWAEFLIEADIPNGITEERFSLISEILIKIKPTHEKLNSLNIYLTSDFKQNRAAAMLSGHDITVYPYQVKELQLSAKDYTAIGYQAVHTTTIYPATN; via the coding sequence ATGATTGCAGATTGGCTTTGGGGGATTTCTCCCACAAGCTTTAAGGCAGGCAATAAGAAAAAAACAGAAAGAGATGTTTATAAACTTTATCAGGTTTGGGAAAACAACATTGAAAATTTCAGACAGCATGCTTTTAAAGTAAGGAAACAGAGATTTCCTCAGTTTGCAAATTCAAATGCTCTATATCTTCTTGGAAAAGAAAGGGGATTTAACAGATTCAAAAATGAAACAGAGGAAGAATTCAGAAGCAGAGTAATAAATGCAATATCCTGGTATAAAAAAGCAGGAACAGTAAAAGGAATTAAAGAAATACTTGCTCTATATGGTTTTGAGAATGTAAAAATTACACCTATTTTACAAACAGATCCTACAAAATGGGCAGAGTTTTTGATAGAGGCAGATATACCAAATGGAATAACAGAAGAAAGGTTTTCTCTAATTTCTGAAATTCTTATAAAGATTAAGCCAACACATGAAAAACTTAATAGCTTAAACATCTACCTCACCTCAGACTTCAAACAAAACAGAGCAGCAGCTATGCTTTCTGGACACGATATTACCGTTTATCCATATCAGGTAAAAGAACTGCAACTCTCTGCAAAAGACTACACAGCAATAGGCTATCAAGCAGTTCATACAACAACTATTTATCCAGCTACGAATTAG